A DNA window from Novosphingobium sp. RL4 contains the following coding sequences:
- a CDS encoding Dabb family protein, with protein sequence MYIHIFLFRWKPDATADDCSRATHAIEGFRGEIPGLLEVAVGPNVAVNHGGYGFGGYMKFANAAACAAYADHPLHVALLEWLLPLIEAVELDLNPSKFEGTP encoded by the coding sequence ATGTACATTCACATCTTTTTGTTTCGCTGGAAGCCTGATGCGACAGCCGATGACTGCTCGCGTGCGACCCACGCAATCGAAGGTTTCCGCGGCGAGATTCCCGGGCTGCTCGAAGTTGCAGTTGGACCGAACGTTGCAGTCAACCACGGGGGCTACGGTTTTGGCGGATATATGAAGTTTGCGAACGCAGCGGCTTGCGCAGCGTATGCAGACCATCCTCTCCACGTAGCGCTTCTCGAATGGCTGTTGCCGCTGATCGAGGCTGTGGAACTCGACCTCAATCCCAGCAAGTTCGAAGGAACACCTTGA
- a CDS encoding rod shape-determining protein — protein MASIFSLKKPEIAIDFGTANVRVVHRSDGILFDEPSLCCFTGPSGAERLLAAGQSARAMVDRTPSHMRIKRPLRRGVLQDIDAATHMLSYALRSAMGRTRLGRTRVLIGVPSDATQAERAALLTAASDAGLASVRLVPEPLAAAIGAELPIERPSGTMIVECGAGTSEVAIISLGGICGTRSVRVGGASLARAIADDLHLRHKLLVGDLTAERVMEEYSNHAQNGDRSVPIEVKGRSLRTQMPAILSLSCAELDLVAEKHFRVIIEAVRQLLSETPPELSHDILADGIVLTGGGALSPLLGSLMSKETGLSVRTAADACGCVVRGLQAMLLH, from the coding sequence ATGGCTTCAATTTTTTCCTTGAAAAAGCCGGAAATCGCGATTGATTTCGGCACTGCGAATGTTCGCGTGGTTCATCGCTCCGATGGCATTTTGTTCGATGAACCTTCGCTTTGCTGCTTCACTGGTCCTTCGGGTGCCGAGCGACTTCTTGCAGCCGGACAAAGCGCGCGGGCGATGGTGGATCGCACGCCAAGCCACATGCGGATCAAGCGTCCGCTTCGTCGCGGAGTCCTGCAGGACATCGATGCGGCCACGCACATGCTCAGCTATGCGCTGCGCAGCGCGATGGGACGCACGCGGCTGGGCCGGACGCGCGTCCTGATCGGGGTGCCTTCGGATGCCACTCAGGCGGAGCGGGCAGCGCTTCTTACCGCGGCAAGCGACGCTGGCCTGGCCTCGGTCCGGCTTGTCCCCGAACCGCTGGCCGCCGCGATCGGTGCCGAATTGCCCATCGAGCGTCCCTCCGGAACCATGATCGTCGAATGCGGCGCCGGTACCAGCGAAGTGGCGATAATATCGCTTGGCGGCATCTGCGGGACGCGATCGGTACGTGTCGGCGGTGCATCACTGGCCCGTGCCATCGCCGACGATCTGCACCTGCGGCACAAGTTGCTCGTCGGCGATCTCACCGCGGAACGCGTGATGGAGGAGTACAGCAACCACGCGCAAAACGGCGATCGTTCCGTACCGATCGAGGTCAAGGGACGCAGCCTTCGCACTCAGATGCCGGCTATCCTGTCGCTCTCCTGCGCAGAACTCGATCTTGTCGCGGAGAAGCATTTCCGCGTGATTATCGAAGCCGTACGTCAACTGCTCAGCGAAACTCCGCCGGAACTCAGCCATGACATTCTGGCGGACGGCATCGTGCTGACCGGCGGAGGCGCGCTTTCGCCCTTGCTCGGCTCGCTCATGTCAAAGGAAACCGGCCTTTCGGTGCGGACGGCAGCCGATGCGTGCGGATGCGTGGTGCGAGGACTGCAGGCGATGCTGTTGCATTGA
- a CDS encoding alpha/beta fold hydrolase, with translation MSRRAITSAAMPLLLALFAVSTQAAPSPLVISEQGSFAVGGTIHTEPGTFANNAPTAAGQSLHADHLYAFYQVPEKPRRLPVVMLHGAYQSGRSWETTPDGREGFQTIFLRRHFTTYVVDQPRRGRAGNSSVAAAIEPAPNDQLFFDQFRLGAWPEFFGGVQFDRRPETLEQFFRSVTPNTGPYDARVISSAMTALLEKTGPAILFTHSQGGEPGWLTAMASPNVKAVVAFEPGSGFVFPKGEAPPEMPSAAGTLKPVEIAPADFALLTRIPIAIFYGDNIPADPTAERGKDNWRVRLAMARLWVDCVNRHGGDARLIHLPDLGIRGNTHFMMSDLNNLQIADEVSKFLAEKGLDQSEHPE, from the coding sequence ATGTCGCGACGCGCGATCACATCTGCAGCGATGCCGCTCCTGTTGGCGTTGTTCGCCGTGTCCACGCAGGCCGCGCCCTCCCCCCTCGTCATCAGCGAACAAGGCAGTTTCGCGGTCGGTGGAACGATACACACCGAACCCGGCACCTTCGCCAACAACGCTCCGACGGCAGCGGGCCAAAGTCTCCACGCAGACCATCTCTATGCGTTCTATCAGGTGCCTGAAAAGCCGAGGCGGCTGCCTGTCGTGATGCTTCACGGTGCCTATCAGTCGGGGCGGAGCTGGGAAACCACGCCGGATGGCCGCGAAGGTTTCCAGACGATTTTCCTGCGCCGCCACTTCACGACATATGTCGTGGACCAGCCGCGCAGGGGGCGAGCCGGCAACAGCAGCGTGGCGGCGGCGATAGAGCCCGCGCCCAACGACCAGCTCTTTTTCGATCAGTTCCGCCTGGGGGCCTGGCCGGAATTCTTCGGCGGCGTGCAGTTCGATCGCCGGCCGGAGACGCTGGAGCAGTTCTTCCGTTCCGTCACGCCGAACACCGGCCCTTACGATGCCAGGGTCATTTCGAGCGCCATGACCGCGCTGCTCGAAAAGACCGGGCCTGCAATCCTCTTCACGCATTCGCAGGGCGGCGAGCCCGGGTGGCTGACCGCCATGGCAAGCCCGAATGTAAAGGCCGTGGTGGCATTCGAGCCGGGCAGCGGGTTCGTCTTTCCGAAGGGGGAGGCGCCGCCGGAAATGCCCAGTGCCGCCGGGACATTGAAACCGGTGGAAATAGCGCCTGCGGACTTCGCCCTGCTCACCCGCATTCCCATCGCGATCTTCTACGGCGACAATATCCCCGCCGATCCGACCGCGGAGCGCGGAAAGGATAACTGGCGGGTCCGATTGGCCATGGCGAGACTGTGGGTGGACTGCGTCAACCGGCATGGCGGCGATGCCCGTCTCATCCATCTGCCCGACCTCGGCATTCGCGGGAACACGCACTTCATGATGTCCGACCTGAACAACCTCCAGATCGCGGACGAGGTATCGAAGTTCCTTGCCGAAAAGGGGCTCGATCAGTCGGAGCACCCGGAATGA
- a CDS encoding carboxymuconolactone decarboxylase family protein, producing MSKKTRNLFFAAMVLLAGSASTMAGAQTAPEPDDKPPSRAQQLMGDVAPKLAELTDEVLLGDVWERPGLAKRDRSLITVAALIALNRPEQLRSHMRLARQNGVTEAELVETITQLAFYAGWPNAIAAVGIAREVFHSK from the coding sequence GTGAGCAAGAAGACCCGAAACCTGTTTTTCGCCGCGATGGTGCTGCTTGCCGGAAGCGCTTCGACGATGGCCGGGGCCCAGACCGCTCCCGAACCGGACGACAAGCCGCCATCGCGGGCGCAGCAATTGATGGGCGATGTTGCCCCCAAGCTCGCCGAACTCACCGACGAAGTGCTGCTGGGCGACGTGTGGGAACGTCCCGGCCTCGCCAAACGCGATCGCAGCCTCATCACCGTCGCCGCGCTGATCGCGCTCAACCGGCCTGAGCAGCTTCGCTCCCACATGCGGCTTGCCCGGCAGAACGGCGTGACCGAAGCCGAACTGGTGGAAACGATTACGCAGCTTGCGTTCTACGCGGGCTGGCCAAACGCCATCGCCGCCGTCGGCATCGCTCGCGAGGTCTTTCATTCAAAATGA
- a CDS encoding DUF1080 domain-containing protein, whose amino-acid sequence MSTRLAVAMAGLSVAAAGVTQTILAAPPPAADLPPIQIIPGTPPFKIQKLALAEVPRPSGKAESLFNGRDLSAFTPWLGKPGGGMIFPGAPEQPLGRTGIGDIFRVVRVDGAPAIYVSGRTWGALNTRRAYSKYHLSLSYKFGRQWSPETPPNSGVLYHSFGKEGAILGALASSVEFEISPPRTGMVMPVGLGVRMDVTIGEGSEKGSMGGPDYRFLAGGRLATIRMPTQVRQATDAEHPLGQWNRLDLYVAGENSVHVINGEPVMALSNLKAIGDDGKARPLTSGMIQLQSEGTEIYFRDIRIEPITTVPQIVVRN is encoded by the coding sequence ATGAGCACCAGATTGGCGGTCGCGATGGCCGGACTAAGCGTTGCCGCGGCAGGAGTGACCCAGACCATCCTGGCTGCTCCCCCGCCGGCCGCTGATCTTCCACCGATTCAGATTATTCCAGGCACTCCGCCATTCAAAATCCAAAAGCTGGCGCTGGCCGAAGTTCCGCGACCGAGCGGAAAAGCGGAATCGCTCTTTAACGGCCGCGATCTCAGCGCATTCACGCCGTGGCTCGGCAAGCCAGGGGGCGGCATGATCTTTCCCGGTGCCCCGGAGCAACCGCTGGGAAGGACCGGTATCGGCGACATATTCCGTGTTGTCCGGGTAGACGGGGCTCCCGCGATCTATGTCTCCGGTCGTACATGGGGGGCACTCAATACGCGGCGAGCCTACTCGAAGTACCATCTCAGCCTGTCTTATAAATTCGGCAGGCAATGGTCGCCCGAGACACCGCCGAACAGCGGCGTGTTGTATCATAGCTTTGGCAAGGAGGGCGCCATACTGGGTGCTTTGGCTAGCTCGGTTGAGTTCGAGATTTCCCCACCCAGGACAGGCATGGTCATGCCGGTCGGGCTAGGTGTCCGCATGGATGTGACAATCGGTGAAGGTTCTGAAAAAGGGTCGATGGGCGGACCCGACTATCGTTTCCTAGCCGGGGGCAGGCTTGCCACCATCCGTATGCCGACCCAGGTCCGGCAGGCAACCGATGCCGAGCATCCACTCGGGCAGTGGAACCGGCTCGATCTATATGTCGCCGGCGAGAACTCTGTCCACGTCATCAACGGCGAACCGGTGATGGCATTGTCCAATCTCAAGGCCATCGGAGACGACGGTAAAGCGCGGCCGCTCACCAGCGGAATGATCCAGCTCCAGTCCGAAGGCACCGAAATCTATTTCCGCGACATTCGGATCGAACCGATCACGACCGTTCCGCAGATTGTTGTTAGGAATTGA
- a CDS encoding glycoside hydrolase family 9 protein, protein MGHSEGGRSEQPKGWAIAPGTIAFSHVGYQPAGPKIAIAHEGSHSFQIVEADSNQVVATLDAAPVINSRGSYRKLDFTSFSKPGRYRLRHGSTNSDPFLISDDAWEPVIEATLNAFYGLRCGFPVPGVQDACHRDVFALYKGEKRSVEGGWHDAANLTQSPYRTHLSIYALLDLHDALKLRGKSALAERALEEALWGLDWSVRTRFAPAQRALYNHVSYWTDSKVGTADDVIQDDERSSVGRDDFQNILGVLAGARSVRTLRTRDAKLASNVLKAAREDFALVAAAIQPPKDAPPLEINQPSWRDFIGYATLAAVEMYRATGERQYATEAARFAKWLVAIQERTFIDGIGITGYFYEDAGRTRIVHEYHNSFEDCGLLAFSALCDALPDHPDWMDWYAGLAIYADHFCVTGSEASGPFNIIPAAVWRKSDLDAPQPLDRTGMMLAQKPSAVFPTPPMPDVIRRQMQQQYDAGTSLGPNHTLRIFPLWYDHVRKGSSTVHMSKTIGLGAAAATLQRADLSDLAARQVQWVLGANPFSRSLLYGVGNAFWQNFTVALPNFVGGMSLGFNSYEEDAPAWGNNAVFPYKEMWVYSSCRMAMNFSRVGIGARLKGTAPQGAEFRNSRTKKTTRVRPGKFDLQLDAGRYDVRYGSIERQLAVADASSVVLSLDPLRTAILSATSRLTEGGRHQIDLTVSGAGTHELTVRTWNAAVSGPKQVIATQTAKTYPISLEITDPSKPWIVAFGTANEPHNIMTISGN, encoded by the coding sequence TTGGGCCACTCAGAAGGGGGCAGATCAGAGCAGCCTAAGGGCTGGGCCATTGCCCCTGGAACCATCGCCTTCAGCCACGTCGGCTATCAACCTGCCGGACCAAAGATCGCCATCGCACACGAGGGCTCCCACTCGTTTCAGATTGTTGAAGCTGATAGCAACCAGGTAGTGGCGACCTTGGACGCCGCCCCGGTCATTAACTCGCGCGGCTCCTATCGTAAGCTGGACTTCACCTCATTCAGTAAGCCTGGGCGTTATCGGCTGCGGCATGGCTCGACCAACAGCGATCCCTTCCTGATTTCCGACGACGCCTGGGAGCCAGTGATCGAAGCCACGCTCAACGCCTTTTACGGGTTGAGGTGCGGCTTCCCTGTGCCAGGTGTCCAGGATGCGTGCCATCGGGACGTCTTTGCGCTCTACAAAGGAGAAAAGCGCAGCGTCGAAGGCGGATGGCATGATGCCGCAAACCTGACCCAGAGCCCCTATCGAACCCACCTCTCGATCTACGCGCTGCTTGATTTGCACGATGCGTTGAAACTGCGCGGGAAGTCGGCGCTGGCCGAGCGCGCATTGGAAGAAGCTCTCTGGGGCTTGGACTGGTCGGTTCGTACCCGCTTCGCTCCGGCTCAGCGCGCGCTCTACAACCATGTGTCCTACTGGACCGACAGCAAGGTCGGCACCGCAGACGATGTCATTCAGGACGACGAGCGCAGTTCAGTTGGCCGGGATGATTTCCAGAACATCCTCGGTGTTCTTGCTGGTGCACGCTCTGTGCGAACTTTGCGGACGCGGGATGCCAAGCTTGCATCGAATGTGCTCAAGGCTGCGCGCGAGGACTTCGCTCTCGTTGCGGCGGCAATCCAACCTCCGAAGGATGCTCCTCCGCTCGAGATCAACCAGCCGAGTTGGCGGGACTTTATCGGCTATGCGACGCTGGCTGCCGTCGAAATGTACCGCGCAACGGGCGAGCGGCAATATGCAACCGAAGCGGCTCGCTTTGCCAAATGGCTCGTGGCCATCCAGGAACGCACCTTTATCGACGGCATTGGCATAACCGGCTATTTTTACGAAGACGCTGGAAGGACACGCATAGTCCACGAATACCACAACAGCTTCGAGGATTGCGGTCTTCTCGCGTTCTCGGCGCTGTGTGATGCGCTGCCCGATCACCCTGACTGGATGGACTGGTACGCGGGGTTGGCAATCTACGCCGATCATTTCTGTGTGACCGGCTCAGAGGCATCGGGTCCATTCAACATCATTCCAGCGGCGGTCTGGCGCAAGTCTGACCTAGACGCTCCGCAACCTCTTGATCGGACGGGCATGATGCTAGCGCAAAAGCCCAGCGCTGTGTTCCCCACACCGCCCATGCCGGACGTGATCCGCCGCCAAATGCAACAGCAGTACGATGCTGGAACCTCGCTCGGACCCAATCATACCTTGCGCATCTTCCCGCTCTGGTACGATCACGTTCGTAAGGGATCGAGTACGGTTCATATGAGCAAGACCATCGGTCTCGGTGCAGCGGCCGCGACGCTCCAACGAGCCGACCTCTCCGACTTGGCAGCGCGTCAGGTTCAGTGGGTCCTCGGCGCAAACCCATTTTCCCGCTCGCTTCTGTACGGCGTAGGCAACGCGTTTTGGCAGAATTTCACAGTGGCACTGCCAAACTTCGTTGGTGGCATGTCGCTCGGGTTCAATTCCTATGAGGAAGACGCGCCCGCCTGGGGTAACAATGCGGTGTTCCCGTACAAGGAGATGTGGGTTTACTCGAGCTGTCGCATGGCGATGAATTTTTCCCGCGTGGGAATTGGCGCTCGGCTGAAGGGAACAGCACCACAGGGAGCCGAGTTCCGGAACTCGCGAACAAAGAAGACGACTCGGGTGCGTCCGGGCAAGTTTGATCTGCAACTCGATGCCGGTCGTTACGATGTCCGATATGGCTCCATCGAAAGGCAACTTGCCGTCGCCGACGCCTCTTCTGTGGTTCTGTCGCTCGATCCACTGCGCACTGCAATCCTTTCGGCAACTTCGCGCCTAACTGAGGGCGGACGGCACCAAATCGATCTGACAGTTTCCGGTGCGGGTACACATGAACTGACGGTCCGGACGTGGAACGCTGCAGTGAGCGGTCCCAAGCAGGTCATCGCAACACAAACGGCAAAAACCTATCCGATTTCACTTGAAATCACTGATCCGTCAAAACCGTGGATCGTCGCGTTTGGTACAGCGAATGAACCCCACAATATTATGACGATCAGCGGTAATTAA
- a CDS encoding IS3 family transposase (programmed frameshift) has product MARKHKPEEIIGKLREAEIVLAQGGTVADACRRIGVTEQSYYRWRKEYGGLKMDQARRMKELEKENARLRRAVSDLTLDKLILQEASPGKLLSPARRRRCIDHIRGMMPVSERRVCRVLGQHRSTQRKTPRGADDEAALTEDIIALARQYGRYGYRRVTALLRDAGWHVNRKRVERIWRREGLKVPQKQPKRGRLWLNDGSCIRLRPEYPGHVWSYDFVEGRTHDGRKFRILSIIDEASRECLALPIARRLRSEDVLAALAELFVTRGPPAHIRSDNGPEFIANAVQQWLAKIGVKTLYITPGSPWENGYCESFNGSMRDELLNGEIFYTLAEAKILIEAWRRHYNTVRPHSSLGYRPPAPETATAPWLPSGSATLHLRPAMAPEAILH; this is encoded by the exons ATGGCGAGGAAGCACAAGCCGGAAGAGATCATCGGCAAGCTGCGTGAAGCGGAGATCGTGCTGGCGCAGGGCGGAACGGTGGCGGATGCGTGTCGCCGGATCGGCGTCACCGAGCAGAGCTACTACCGCTGGCGCAAGGAGTATGGCGGCCTGAAGATGGACCAGGCTCGGCGCATGAAAGAGCTTGAGAAGGAAAACGCCCGGTTGCGGCGGGCGGTGTCAGATCTGACGCTGGACAAGTTGATCCTACAGGAGGCCTCGC CGGGGAAACTTCTGAGCCCCGCGCGCCGCAGGCGCTGTATCGATCATATCCGGGGCATGATGCCGGTGTCCGAGCGGCGGGTCTGCCGCGTGCTCGGGCAACATCGATCGACGCAGCGCAAAACGCCGCGTGGGGCGGATGACGAAGCAGCCCTGACCGAGGATATCATCGCGCTTGCCCGGCAGTATGGCCGCTATGGCTATCGCCGGGTGACGGCCTTGCTGCGCGATGCCGGTTGGCATGTGAACCGCAAACGGGTGGAGCGCATCTGGCGCCGTGAAGGGCTCAAGGTGCCGCAGAAGCAACCGAAGCGTGGAAGGCTCTGGCTCAACGACGGATCATGTATCCGCCTGCGACCGGAATATCCGGGCCATGTGTGGTCTTACGACTTCGTCGAGGGACGCACACATGATGGCCGCAAGTTCCGCATCCTGTCGATCATCGACGAGGCCAGCCGCGAGTGCCTCGCCTTACCCATCGCGCGACGGCTGCGCAGCGAGGACGTGCTGGCGGCTCTCGCCGAGTTGTTCGTCACACGGGGGCCGCCGGCGCACATACGGTCAGACAATGGCCCTGAATTTATCGCCAATGCCGTGCAGCAATGGCTGGCGAAGATCGGCGTGAAAACGCTCTACATTACACCCGGCAGCCCATGGGAAAATGGCTACTGTGAGTCCTTCAACGGCTCGATGCGTGATGAGCTCTTGAACGGGGAGATCTTCTACACCTTGGCCGAGGCGAAGATCCTGATCGAGGCCTGGCGGCGGCACTACAACACCGTCAGGCCTCATAGTTCGCTGGGGTATCGACCGCCGGCCCCGGAGACGGCGACGGCGCCATGGCTGCCCTCCGGTTCCGCTACGCTGCACCTACGGCCAGCCATGGCGCCGGAGGCAATCTTACACTAA
- a CDS encoding TetR/AcrR family transcriptional regulator: MANPELSTRQRILQAAEPLFAKLGFAGVSMRAIAGAAGVHLGQLPYHFGTKETLYREIWENWISQVDAGTLLLEKQPASDAPQKEQLRAVVRAFFDGPARMLSDPRGRHFVAIMVKEAHDPASASRGLLEEFIYPNGNRFRLELARLFPEMDATSQDAGFEMILAALRIVIERDRPTADGQLHPDEAAHLVGLLTHFIVDGWMALAEISQRSV; the protein is encoded by the coding sequence ATGGCAAATCCCGAACTTTCGACCCGGCAGCGGATCCTCCAAGCTGCAGAACCCCTGTTCGCAAAACTGGGATTTGCGGGCGTATCAATGCGAGCAATTGCTGGAGCCGCAGGTGTTCACCTGGGACAACTGCCGTATCACTTCGGTACGAAAGAGACGCTCTACCGTGAAATTTGGGAGAATTGGATCAGCCAAGTGGATGCAGGCACTTTACTCTTGGAGAAGCAGCCTGCTTCTGATGCGCCGCAAAAGGAGCAACTTCGGGCCGTAGTGCGGGCTTTTTTTGATGGCCCCGCCCGGATGCTTAGTGATCCGCGCGGCAGGCACTTCGTCGCGATCATGGTCAAGGAGGCACATGACCCTGCCAGTGCCTCTCGCGGTTTGCTGGAAGAATTCATCTATCCAAACGGCAACAGATTCCGCCTCGAGCTTGCTCGACTTTTCCCTGAGATGGATGCGACGTCACAAGACGCCGGCTTTGAAATGATCCTGGCAGCGCTGCGGATAGTGATCGAGCGAGATCGGCCGACTGCGGACGGACAATTGCACCCCGACGAAGCAGCCCACTTAGTCGGGCTTTTGACTCATTTCATTGTCGACGGGTGGATGGCATTGGCTGAGATTTCGCAGAGAAGCGTCTAA
- a CDS encoding VWA domain-containing protein, which yields MSDMERDRRWTLALGTEAEEGTAALSDGDRRMSRALSALYGDGTEMKGRGGLGGSAPRVAKWLGDIREFFPGSVVQVIQKDAFERKGLRQMLLEPEFLATVEADVNLVADLVALRGVMPEKTRETARVVIGKVVAELMERLERRTAEAIRGALDRSRRTSRPRFSDIDWPRTIRANLSHYQPEHRTVVPERLIGFMRQQRRIVDLDEVVLCVDQSGSMASSVVYASIFAAVMASLPVVTTRLVCFDTAIVDLTGELADPVEVLFGIQLGGGTDINRAVAYCEDRIERPSKSHLILITDLYEGGNAEALVDRLAALVLSGVNVIVLLALTDSGRPSYDPALSARVAALGIPVFACTPDQFPGLMAAALRREDINGWAADQDIKTVRAE from the coding sequence ATGAGCGACATGGAGCGCGACCGCCGATGGACGCTGGCGCTGGGAACCGAAGCCGAGGAGGGTACTGCGGCGCTGTCCGACGGCGACCGGCGGATGTCCCGGGCGCTGTCCGCGCTCTATGGCGATGGCACTGAGATGAAGGGACGCGGCGGGCTTGGCGGATCGGCTCCGCGCGTCGCCAAATGGCTGGGCGACATCCGCGAGTTCTTTCCCGGCTCCGTCGTGCAGGTGATCCAGAAGGACGCGTTCGAGCGCAAGGGCCTGCGCCAGATGCTGCTCGAACCCGAATTTCTCGCCACGGTCGAGGCGGACGTGAACCTCGTCGCCGATCTGGTGGCGCTGCGCGGCGTGATGCCGGAAAAGACCAGGGAAACCGCCCGTGTCGTCATCGGCAAGGTCGTTGCGGAACTGATGGAACGGCTGGAGCGGCGCACTGCAGAGGCCATTCGCGGCGCGCTGGACCGGTCTCGCCGCACCAGCCGCCCGCGCTTCTCGGATATCGACTGGCCGCGCACCATTCGCGCAAACCTCAGCCATTATCAGCCGGAGCATCGGACCGTCGTTCCGGAACGGCTGATCGGCTTCATGCGCCAGCAGCGACGGATCGTGGATCTGGATGAGGTCGTGCTCTGCGTCGACCAGTCCGGCTCGATGGCAAGTTCGGTGGTCTATGCCTCGATCTTCGCGGCGGTGATGGCCTCGCTGCCGGTGGTGACCACCCGGCTGGTCTGCTTCGACACGGCAATCGTCGACCTGACCGGGGAACTGGCCGATCCGGTGGAAGTGCTGTTCGGAATCCAGCTCGGCGGCGGCACCGACATCAACCGCGCCGTGGCCTATTGCGAGGACCGGATCGAACGTCCCTCCAAGTCTCACCTGATCCTGATTACCGACCTTTACGAAGGCGGGAACGCGGAAGCGCTGGTTGACCGTCTGGCCGCACTGGTGCTGTCGGGCGTCAATGTCATCGTCCTGCTCGCGCTGACCGACAGTGGCCGCCCGTCCTACGATCCCGCCCTGTCCGCACGGGTGGCGGCGCTTGGCATCCCGGTCTTTGCATGTACGCCCGACCAGTTTCCCGGCCTCATGGCGGCCGCGCTGCGCCGGGAGGACATAAACGGCTGGGCCGCCGATCAGGATATCAAGACGGTCCGCGCGGAATGA
- a CDS encoding cupin domain-containing protein: MSNRAGRTIAALGMACLSVTALAQEPEKAERRGVSVIRAGTGPAAKGPAQNFTGTVRVEGRFQREAPARVGGATVTFEPGAHTAWHRHPLGQTLVVTRGRGLVQEWGSPAQAFVPGDVVWIPPQTKHWHGAAPDDGMTHVAIAEVQDGSSVTWMEPVSEEQYREAAAVIPRGPS, translated from the coding sequence ATGAGCAATCGGGCGGGCCGCACGATCGCGGCACTGGGAATGGCCTGCCTGTCCGTCACCGCTCTGGCGCAAGAACCCGAAAAAGCCGAACGGCGGGGCGTTTCGGTCATCCGGGCGGGAACTGGTCCTGCGGCAAAAGGGCCGGCACAGAACTTCACGGGGACGGTCCGCGTGGAAGGTCGCTTTCAGCGTGAAGCGCCGGCGCGGGTGGGCGGAGCAACCGTGACCTTCGAACCGGGCGCGCACACGGCGTGGCATAGGCATCCGCTGGGACAGACGCTGGTCGTCACGCGCGGCCGTGGCCTCGTCCAGGAATGGGGGAGCCCCGCGCAGGCGTTCGTGCCCGGGGACGTCGTCTGGATACCGCCCCAGACCAAGCACTGGCACGGCGCGGCCCCGGATGACGGCATGACCCATGTCGCCATTGCCGAAGTTCAGGATGGCAGCTCCGTCACGTGGATGGAGCCGGTCAGCGAAGAACAATACCGCGAAGCGGCGGCCGTCATTCCGCGCGGACCGTCTTGA
- a CDS encoding SDR family NAD(P)-dependent oxidoreductase, producing MKQVVLITGGTMGIGLALAKAFMAQGAAVAVCGRSADALDSFSHAHPEALAIRADVTSAEDRAAMLDAVADRFGRLDVLVNNAGTFVERDFLDGSRATEGLEQEVALNLTAPIQLTGEVLARWPSIAALVFVTSGFALVSPTRAPTYGAVKAGLHAFAEGLRRQLAADGTHVLELLPPTVDTQMNAKLNRKKMAPADVADATLKALAQHRSMVLPGDTRLLPTLLRIAPKTIERMIAKL from the coding sequence ATGAAACAGGTTGTTCTCATCACGGGCGGCACCATGGGGATCGGCCTTGCTTTGGCAAAGGCGTTCATGGCGCAAGGCGCTGCCGTGGCGGTCTGCGGTCGATCCGCCGATGCGCTCGACAGTTTTTCCCATGCGCACCCGGAAGCGCTGGCGATCCGGGCCGACGTAACCAGCGCCGAGGACAGGGCTGCCATGCTTGATGCGGTAGCCGACCGGTTCGGCCGTCTCGACGTGCTGGTGAACAACGCCGGCACGTTTGTGGAACGCGACTTCCTTGACGGCAGTCGCGCGACCGAGGGCCTTGAACAGGAGGTGGCGCTCAACCTGACCGCCCCGATCCAGTTGACGGGCGAGGTTTTGGCACGCTGGCCTTCCATTGCCGCGTTGGTGTTCGTCACCTCGGGTTTCGCGCTCGTTTCTCCCACGCGCGCACCGACCTACGGTGCCGTGAAAGCCGGCTTGCACGCCTTTGCCGAGGGGTTGCGGCGTCAGCTTGCAGCGGATGGAACCCATGTTCTCGAACTGCTGCCCCCCACGGTGGATACGCAGATGAACGCCAAGCTCAACCGCAAAAAGATGGCGCCGGCGGATGTGGCGGATGCGACCTTGAAGGCGCTGGCACAGCATCGCTCAATGGTACTGCCGGGTGATACCAGGCTCCTTCCGACGCTGCTGCGTATCGCACCGAAAACGATCGAGAGGATGATCGCGAAACTCTGA